From the genome of Pogoniulus pusillus isolate bPogPus1 unplaced genomic scaffold, bPogPus1.pri scaffold_50_arrow_ctg1A, whole genome shotgun sequence:
ACAGATGGGAATGTAGCACAGAGGCTCAGCCCCCCCAGCACTGGAACCAGGGGACTCAGCACAGGAACTGGGGGTCTGAGCCCTCCATTGCAGGAACTGACACACAATGTCCTTACTTCTCAGGCACTTGGTCCCCAGGGAGTTGCCCAAGGGCACAGGGGTGCCCCTCCCCACCAGCAGCATGGCCACCCAGAAGGGCATGGACAAAATTCTGGAGGAGAAGAACCATTTGGAAAATAATTTGGAGGAGCCAAAGCACAGCCTCAAGGAAGGTGAGGGTGATGAAGACATGGATAAGGAGGGCATAGAGGATGAACTACATGAGGAAGATGATGATGAGTATGAGGAAGATGAAGGGGATGatgtggaagaagaggaggatgaagaggaggaggaggatgaagaggaagaggaggatgaagaggaagaatGCAGAGCCACATTAACCCCCTCTGTGTCACTGAAGCAACCAAATCAGTGCCTCGAGTGTGGGTGGAGCGTCCCACCCAGCTCAGAGTTGGTGAAGCCTCACTGCCCCCACCCCAATGCCCAGCCCTTTGTCTGTGGTgactgcagccacagcttcagcctcataTCCAAACTCACCCAGCACCACAGAGTCCACAGCAAGCAGAAGCTGTTTGTCTGTGCaggctgtggcaagagcttcactcGCAGCCTGACCCTCATTGCCCACTGGCACAGCCACACTGGGAAGAAGCCCTTTGCCTGCACCGACTGCACCAAGAGCTTCCGCCATGGCTCCTGCTACCTCCAGCACCGCCATGCTCACACTGGAGAGAGGCCGCATGTCTGTGGCGACTGTGGCAAAAGCTTCCAAGGGAACTCCATGCTCATTGCTCACTGGCAGGTCCACGCTGGTGAGAAACCCTTCACCTgcagtgactgtggcaagagtttCAGTGTCAGCTGCCATCTCTTCCGGCACCATCGTGTCCACACCGGTGAAAAGCCATACCACTGCACtggctgtggcaagagcttccgtTGGAGCAAGACTCTCAGCACTCACTGGCGTGTTCATGCTGGCAAGAAGCTCTTTGCCTGCACTGGCTGTGACAAGACCTTCAGCCACCTCTCCCACTtcatccagcactgccatgtcCACACTAGCAAGAGGCTCTGCAAGTGCAGTGAcagtggcaagagcttcagtgGTAGCTAtgaccacaacctcctttccaaGGTGGCATTGTGCAGCAGTGAGAAGCAGCCAACAGTTCCAAAAGTCATTGCCAACATCTGCACCAAGTGCCAGCAGAGCTTCAGCAAGCACTCGGCCTTGGTGCGGCACATGCAGACCCACAGTGGTAAGAGGCCGCATGGCTGCACTGACTGCGGTAAGAGCTTCAGCTCCAAATTCAACCTCACTGTCCACCGCAGGACCCACACTGGGGAAAAGCCATTCCAGTGTGctgactgcggcaagagcttcacccgGAGGTTTACACTTGCCCAGCACCGCCGTATTCACACTACTGAGGGACCAtgtgtctgcagcagctgcgGTAAGAGCTTCAGTTCCAAATGCAGCCTCACCATGCACCGCCAAACCCATGCTGGTGAAAAGCCATTCCAGTGTGCTGACTGTGGCAGGACCTTCACCCGCAGGTCCATTTTCACCCAGCACCGTCGCACCCACAGTGGTGAGAGGCTATACGACTGTGGTaactgcagcaagagctttACCGCAAAGTCCACCCTTACGCAGCACTGCCGCATCCACACaggtgagaagcccttcacctgcactgactgtggcaagagcttcagccGCAAGTTCCATCTCACCCGGCACCACCGAGTGCACACAGATGAGAAACCTCTCACCTGCAACAACCACTGCAAGAGGTTCACCCACAGCTCCCACCTAGACCATCATAGTCGCACCCACACTGGCAAGAAGCTGtactgctgtgctgagtgtggtgTGAACGTCAGTTCCAACTTCAGCCTCACCCAGCACCGCTGTGTTCACACAGGTGAGAGGCCATATGTTTGTGATGACTGTGGTAAGAGCTTCACTCAGCGGTCCAACctcacccaacaccaccacacccACTCTGGCCAGAAGCCATTCACCTGCCCcaactgtggcaagagcttcaacCGCAAATCGAACCTCACCCGGCACATGCGGACCCACACCAGTGACCAGCTCACACCAAAGGACATGAAAATAGGAGGAGCTTGGTGTTTTCACAGTAAACGTGAGCCCCCTGGGGGACCCTTCCCAGCAGATTGAAATTGTCTCTTTTACACCTGGTTTTCTCGGATACAAACTTCTCCCTGCTCTTCTGAGCATCAATTTGTGCTGATGAGAATAGAGTGATGAGTCAGCACAGCTGGCGCTgccactgcagctgggctgggattTGGCTGTTTGCTCCCCACTGCTTTGCACTTCCTAGAGGTTAAAAAGCACCCCAATGTTAATGAAAATCCCAACTTACAGTGTtgggttttgctgtttttcctaTGACATTTCTTTCTAAAAAGGTCATCTTGAGGGCCATTTCTTCCCCAGGGTCAGGGCTGTGCCCATGTGCCTAGTTCAGGAAGGCCTCATGTGGGGATCTTGAGAAGCCTTGGGAGCATCCACAAGGTGTCTTGAGGGAAAGTAGGGAGTTCTGGAGGCAATCTTGGAGAGGTCTCAGGGGAATCTCAGTGGGGGTTCCAGGGCACTAAGGGTGAGTAGCATGTCCAGGACCTCCTCCCTGGGGTCTATTTGTCATGGAGGGCTAATAagcctaaaacatgtcctggtttgcctcacccttctgctgatgggggaagcaagggtgggaggaaaacaaaggcttgggccattatgtcccctcccaaagtgataaataggtacccacaggtgtttatgcaCTTGTGAGTATCTTGCCCATAGAAGGATAAGCAAGCCCTGGGTTCACCTagtatggtcagttttgcaaatgccattctgattcaTGAATCTCTGGCCAAAGAAGCCATTACACTCTGGCTAAGTTGAGCTACGTTGCAAGAGCCTCTTCCTTACTGTTCTGCCTCGGTGTGTGCTGccttgcctctctgctgtcagaTTGgacaacatcacagtatcacagtatcacagtatcaccaaggttggaagagacctcacagatcatcaagtccaaccctttaccacagtgcccaaggctagaccatggcaccaagtgccacatccaaccttgccttgaactgccccagggaggacgactccaccacctccccaggcagcccattccagtgcccaatgactctctcagtgaagaactttctcctcacctcgagccgaaatttcccctggcgcagcctgaggctgtgtcctctcgttctggagctggccacctgagagaagagagcaacctccccctggccacaaccacccttcaggtagctgtagacagcaataaggtcacccctgagcctcctcttctccaggctaaacaaccccagctccctcagcctctcctcgtagggcttgtgctcgaggcctctcaccagcctcgtcacccttctctggacacgctcaagcatctcagtgtccttcctaaactggggggcccagaactgaacgcagtactcgaggtgtggtctgaccagtgcagagtacaggggcagaatgacctccctgctcctgctgaccacaccattcctgatgcaggccaggatgccattggctctcttggccacctgggcacactgctggctcatgttcaggcgggtatcaatcagcacccccagatccctctctgtctggctgctctccagccactccgaccccagcctgtagctctgcatggggttgttgtggccaaagtgcagcatcctgcacttcgagctattgaatgccatcccattggcctctgcccatctgtccaggcggtcaaggtcccgctgcagagcccttctgcgctccaactcagtcacatctgcccccagcttagtgtcatctgcaaacttgctgatgactgactccatgccctcatccagatcgtctctgaagatgttaaagaggatggggcccagcacagatacctgagggacaccactagtgactggccgccagctggatgtggcgccattcaccaccactctctgggtccggccctccagccagttcctaacccggcacagagtgttaccatccaagccatgggctgacagcttagccagcagtttgctgtgggggacagtgtcaaaggccttgctgaagtccagatagaccacatccacaggcctccccacatccaccaagcgggtcacctgatcatagaaggagatcaggttggacaggcaggatctgcccttcctaaacccatgctggctggacctgagctctttgccatccctcaggtgcgcagttattggccccaagctaacctgctccatcagtttccctggcactgaggtcaggctgacgggtctgtagttcccaggttcctccatccgacccttcttgtggatggggaccacgttggccattttccagtctcctgggacctctccggtgagccaggactgctggaaaatgatggagagtggcttggccagctcagctgcctgctctctcagcaccctgggatggttcccatctggtcccatggacttgtgggtgtccagatgactcagcaggtcctgaactaattcttcatgaatttccaggggaacacactgctccccgaccccatcccccagttcaagaggcctcttgccctgaactcctccctccttactgttgaaaactgaggcgaagaaggcattcaggacctctgcctttgcttcatcatcagttatagtgttcccctcctggtccagtaagcagtggaggctcttcttgcccttccttttagcgttgataaatttataaaagtgtttttgttaactttcacggaagtggccagcctaagttctagctgagccttagcctctctaatttttctcctacatagtctggctacctccttaaacacatcaggagaagccttcccctccttccagaggcgatacaccctctttttctcccccacttccttcaggagctctttgcttatccaggctggtcgcctccccctgcggctcatctttcggcacgtgggaactgccagttcctgagccttcaaaagctcctgtttaaagtatgtccaaccatcctggacccctttgttctcgaggactgctgcccaggggacattggaaataagttccttgagcaaattgaagtttgccctcctaaagtccaaggtgtaggttttgttgaagtgcctccctacctccctgtatattgaaaactccactaactcgtgatcactacaccccaggcagcctcccactatcacatctcctaccagcccttctctgttggagagcagcaggtcaagctgagcttgacccctagtaggctcgcttaacagttgggtcatgaagctgtcctccatgcactccagaaatctcctggactgcctcctctctgctgaattaagttcccagcagatatctggcaggttaaagtcgcccacaaggacaagatctgaagatcttgagacagcctccaactgtttgtaaaatatctcatctgttccctcatcctggttgggtggtctgtaacagactccaaccaggatgtcagatttattagtcctccctctgattttaatccacaaggtctctaccccttcatccctcacttcaagctcaatggcatggagtgactccctaatatacagggccacccctcctcctcttctcccttgcctatctctcctgaaaaggttatatccccccagtataacagcccagtcatgcctgtcgtcccaccaagtttctgaaatggcaactacatcgtagtccccctggtggaccaggacttccaattcctcctgtttgttacccaagctgcgtgcattggtgtagatgcacttcagctgggctctcgattcaattgtccttagtttccttccatctctctccttctcagagagagtaattgcctcacccacccccttcagacctagtttaaagcccgcctaatgagccctgccaactccagtgccaggactctcctgcccttcctagataactgcaccccatcacaagccagcaggtccggcgcagtaaaagttcccccatggtcaaagaacccaaaacgccgccgctggcaccatcccttcggccatttgttgatatcgtaggttctgctattcctctctgtgaactcccttgccacagagggaactgagcagagcaccacctgtgctcctgccccatctatcaatttccccagggctttaaattcctttttaattgccctggtccccttcttttcaatttcgtcactgccagcctgtattaccaacaaggggtaataatcagaggactggattaagttagggattctcctggtgatgtccctaacccgggcaccaggaagggagcagacctccctgtgagacgggtcgggatgacaaatgggtccctctgtccccctcaagatggagtccccgacaactacaactcttctctttttcttgttttttgtggagctagtcaccacagttggtggtgactgctccaccctaggcaatgtctcagttGGATGCTTCTcattgctctcaccctctgtaccctctgcatgcagggcctcatacttgttgcgcaagggcagaggaggagaaggagagggccggggtggatttcccttactacccctgacagggatctgcacccatccctcactgtttccaggggcagattccttagcaggggggatctgcagagcctgcacccacatgctctgcctcatgcttcagaccagtttagccctgatgttttgggcttgaagtacctggaaacttaagtgcctcaagtttaccagaagGCAGTAAGTACCTCATGGcatggtgagaagtgccactaACATTGTGCTTTCTGCACATGTGCAAGAGATCCCATCTGCACCTATTCAAACGTCCATGcgaagaggaaccaggatcaggtcagagataaTCTGCCTCTTTTGCAGCATCCTGCTAGAgtctgggaagatctagaagcctctcaatggctatCTTgatgctgagcagttccaacactgctacAAAGGAGCCAGAGACTGACAGGCTGTCTCAAAATCTCTACCTCCACCACTGagagtagcacagactttccctagggctccaggctgcctatttatAAGTGAGGCAGAGCCAATTTGTGGACAAACCTTTTCTAATtatctgattctcctaaattacTAAATTGCCTCTAAGCATCCTGGTGAAGATTTTCCCAAATTAGAATGCAACATTAACTGCTTTGTACATAGTTTGTGGGTGGGacttttggaaataaaataactgcatgttttataattcctgcctcattaattgccacaaCCAGGTCACTACTGCAGCCTCATCCTAGGGATTTTGGGGCTTTTGAGGTGTGTCTCAGCTGAGTGTTCCCAGCCCCTTGGGGATAGAGATGTCTGGGCTTGGGGACAAAGACAGGGGAGTTGAGATCTagcaccactgctggctcagccacATCTTTATGAAAAGATGCAGTGTTGTGATGGGGCTGTCACAGCTGAAGCAAACAGGTGCTGTCAGGCCCATTGAAATTTCTCAGACTCCCCAAAAATGAGAGCAagacatcccctctgccagcactcTCCCTGCATTCCTGTTCCAGCAGACCTGGTACCAATAGATATTAAACAGCTTATAGAGAGCTGTGGGTGCAGCTCTGGGTTTCTCTCTCTATTGGCGCATATTCGTACAGATGTCTGTCTACATGCAGGTATTTGGGGAGAGTTGCTTTTAGATGCCTGGCTCCACTAGAAGGGACAGAGGATGGGGGGCTCCTCACTCACCCTGCAGTGGTGCAATGAAAGCTGTCAGGGCAGAGGTTTATTCCACACCATGGTGACATCATGCTGACTGCAAAGgaaaaggctggctggggccaaAAGGGGTTATGGGGTTTGGAGGGCATTCTGGAGCTTTTAGAGTTTCCTGTTCTGGGATTTTGGGCCTTTCTCCCCACTTCTGGGCAGGAGTGAGGTCCTTTTGTGCTTTGGTTCACAGGTGGGTGAGGCTCACGGTCTCTCTGTTCCCTGCTGCCACAGACTGCCATTTGAGGGGGTTGTGTTATCTGATACAGTAAATCTTCCTTGTCTCAACTGTTCAGCTCTCCTTCATGagtccttttcctccttgctcCCATCCACAGAGAAGGGATCAGGGGAGGTGAGGCAAAGCCCATCTGTTGTGAGCAGActgccagggctcagctgccagctgagtcAAACCCAGGACAGATCTCTCCTGAGGTAAGGAGAGAATTCAGTTTTGCCGCAGTGAATTTGTTCCCCCTCGacatttgctttggtttgttccCCTCCATGGGAAGGCATTCACTGCCTTGTTCTTGCTGGTTACACCACATCAGTTCTGAGGCATGTGCTGCATTTGCCCTGCCTGTGGCGTCCTCTGTGGGCTGTTTGTCCCCTCAGGGACTTGGCTGGAGTCTGTGGTGtcaccctgctgggcactggcagGTCTGGCACGTTATGACTGGGTTGTGCCACTGGTCACTCAGTTAAGCTGGTTTTTGTGTGCTGTGCCATCAGTTATCGGTGATCACACCCAGCCAaaggatggagcagaggagagctctTATTCACCTTCTGAGGCTTTCCACTGTCCTTGGGACATCACCATCAGCCTGCTCCTTTTGTCTTGTCTCCTAAACGTGTGCCTGGTCTTGCCCACAGTCATACAAATCTCTCCCAGGAGCACCACctggagagctgctctggggctgggtAATGATGGGTGGCAGGGTGTGTGGGAGGGCTTGGGCAAGTGCCCAGGCCACTGGTCCCCTCTGGTGGTTTGGAATCTCAGCTGTGAGCAAGTCTGAAATCCTGACAAGCTGGTGAAGTGCTTGGGAAAAGTCTCTTGTGAGCTTGGAAATTCCCAAGAGACAGAAGTCCTTGTGGTGTGCTGGGGCCTGGCCCATGCCTATTGAGCTCTTCTCACTGCTGCTCATCACTCTCGGGGGCAAGAGGAGGTCTCTGAGCCTACAGCCAGGCACTTcagaggcagcctgggccaggatcAGTGGCCCCgtttggtggatgtggggaggcctgtggatgtggtctatctggacttcagcaaggcctttgacactgtcccccacagcaaactgctggctaagctgttaGCGCATGGCTTGGAAGGcaacattctgtgctgggttaggaactggctggagggctggacccagagagtggtggtgaatggtgccacatccagctggcagctgtcactagtggtgtccctcaaggatcactgctgggccccatcctctttagcatcttcatagatgatctggatgagggcatggagtcagtcatcagcaagtttgcagatgacaccaagctgggggcagatgtggctgggttggaggacaGAACagatctgcagcaggacctcgaccacctggacagatgggcagagtccaaggggatggtgttcaatagctccaagtgcaggatgctgcactttggccacaacaaccccatgcagagctacaggctggggtcggagtggctggagagcagccaaacagagagggatctgggggtgctgattgatacccacctgaacatgagccagcagtgtgcccaggtggccaagagagccaatggcatcctggcctgcatcaggaatggtgtggtcagcaggagcagggaggtcattctgcccctgtactctgcactggttagaccacatcttgagtactgcgttcagttctgggcctcccagtttaggagggacatcgagatgcttgagcgtgtccagagaagggtgacgaggctggtgagaggccttgagcacagccccacgaggagaggctgagggagctgggattgtttagcctggagaagaggaggctcaggggagaccttattgctgtctacaactacctgaggggcggttgtggccaggaggaggttgctctcttctctcaggtggccagcaccagaacaagaggacacagcctcaggctatgccaggggaaatttaggcttgaggtgaggagaaagttcttcactgagagagtcattgggcactggaatgggctgcctggggaggtggtggagtcgtcgtccctggagctgttcaaggcaggattggatgtggcacttggtgccatggtctagccttgagctctgtggtaaagggttggacttgatgatctatgaggtctcttccaaccttggtgatactgtgatgctgtgaagtacagaaggaaagcagctggtcCTGCAGAGTGTGGGGATGGTCAGGGCCACCACAGGAATAAGAGAAGATCTCTTGATCTTTGTCCCTGGGTAAGCTGGAGGTCACAGGACTTTGGCTGCCACCCAGGCCAGTCTGttgtcccctgcctgctccagtgctgggaTATGGTGGTTTGGAATTAGACAGCAGGGAAGCCAATCAGTTGGGATCCCTGTCCAGGGATAGGGGCATTGACAAGTTCATCAGGCAACCAATACTAACCTCAGGCCCTCTGGAGACAACTTGTGCTAGGTGTGAAGGATTGGCACCTACTCGAGGAGGATAGGAAGGGACACCTGGGAAGATGGATTGCCATGGAGAAAGGCACCCAGCAGGTGAGGGTATTGGCTGTGCTGGAAGTGCTGTATGACACCAATGAGAATCCTCAGCTTGCAGAGCCAGATGAGGCAGTGTGCACACCAAGCCTGTGGAGAAACACCCATGGGCTGCATCCCATCATGTGCTAGCTCATGGGCAATGTCAGCCTGGGCCACAAGAGATGGCCAAGGACACACAGTGGATGAAgtggtcagcctgctccagcagtatGATGGAAGTCTCTCTTCTAATGCACAGGCCTGGGGctcagctgtggaggtgctgcccTGAAGGGTTCACAGAACATGAGGGGTTGGaggtgacctcaaaagatccagtccaatcccctgccagggcaggataaCCTTAGGAGGTCTCACAGGACTGTAGCCAGGCAGGTAATGAatgtccagaggagactccacagcctctctgggcagcccattccagtgttttgtcaccctcacagtgaagaagttttttgcttatgttcacatgaaaccttctctgctccagttgcaCCTATTGTCCCTTATCCTGTCCTTGGGCAtcactgggcagagcctggctctggcctcctgacactcacccttcacatctttatagaCATGAACgaggtcactcctcaggctcctcctctccaagctccaagccccagctccctcagcctcttcttgtaAGGAAGATTTTCCACTTTCTTCATCACctttatggctctgtgctggtgttGGGGagggcccaaaataggcttacagatgctttgtcttgcctgggcagggaaagtataggctggatgttaggaggaagttcttcacagagagagtgatttcccattggaatgggctgcccggggaggtggtggaggcaccgtccctggaggtgttcaagaaaagcctggatgaggcacttagtgccatggtctggttgactggctagggctgggggataggttggactggatgatcttggaggtctcttccaacctggttgattctattctattctactctattctattctattctgcccacaccagaggtaaacacattaaatggacacaaaagtggcacaacagacctggtgccaaaatgtctggcctgctcagggcccaggttgtgtaacgtggttgtataagcccacgTGCCTAGCTTATGGCTTACCGGGTACAAGGCCCACGCTCACCCCATATTTGGGGGGAGCAGGCCTGTGGCCCTTGCCTGTTATGGTATActttggttaactgccaagctgattggtcattccattggccaaggggccattaatctcagcccacatttgataaatagtggtacacaggtaaacaatgtgctcaccCATGGTGCTCACCTGCAGTGTTCACCTTAGTGCTTGCCTGCTCACCCGCAgtgctcacctgcagtgctcacctgcagtgctcaccttagtgcctgcctgctcacccGCAGCGCTCACCCACAGCGCTCACCTGAAGCGCTTACCCATagtgctcagctgcagtgctcagctgcagtgctcacCTACAGTGCTCACCTACAGTGCTCACCTTAGTGcctgctcacctgcagtgctcaccCACAGTGCCTGACtgcttgttgtggagggcctgtaggcccaaaagcaggcttatatatgcctgctctgcctggacatatctctctgcctgcaccaggtgtaaatgaacacaaaggggcacaacagactggcgccataaagtcagttgcccaggacacctgattgtgtaagtccccacacgcccagctcgtgcctgcc
Proteins encoded in this window:
- the LOC135174226 gene encoding zinc finger protein 271-like, translated to MASQNNPDKSWEEKEHQEKKMEQPKCSPKKAEEEEDNIEEEDENDDYDDADCEGENGGDAYHQDDEKKEGHCHIHTREKLFPCAECGKSFTYRSALQPSHTSEKPFTCADCGKSFIQKFNLAIHQHTHAGKKPVVTAAGVSLRSPLSSHTIVSTLGATKVQGLIYTPSMAQQKALETPLQNKLEDLNFPYRPEQTKAAQSRRPRRSSARRQLPSAGPGRLPAAWAGRERCSRSPAAEPALARGASQRSGGGAGAGEEVPPAAERRQPRGAAGARQLRPGAQELPLAPAGASGAAAASLRWALPRPRPLLCAAFGPAARHLVPRELPKGTGVPLPTSSMATQKGMDKILEEKNHLENNLEEPKHSLKEGEGDEDMDKEGIEDELHEEDDDEYEEDEGDDVEEEEDEEEEEDEEEEEDEEEECRATLTPSVSLKQPNQCLECGWSVPPSSELVKPHCPHPNAQPFVCGDCSHSFSLISKLTQHHRVHSKQKLFVCAGCGKSFTRSLTLIAHWHSHTGKKPFACTDCTKSFRHGSCYLQHRHAHTGERPHVCGDCGKSFQGNSMLIAHWQVHAGEKPFTCSDCGKSFSVSCHLFRHHRVHTGEKPYHCTGCGKSFRWSKTLSTHWRVHAGKKLFACTGCDKTFSHLSHFIQHCHVHTSKRLCKCSDSGKSFSGSYDHNLLSKVALCSSEKQPTVPKVIANICTKCQQSFSKHSALVRHMQTHSGKRPHGCTDCGKSFSSKFNLTVHRRTHTGEKPFQCADCGKSFTRRFTLAQHRRIHTTEGPCVCSSCGKSFSSKCSLTMHRQTHAGEKPFQCADCGRTFTRRSIFTQHRRTHSGERLYDCGNCSKSFTAKSTLTQHCRIHTGEKPFTCTDCGKSFSRKFHLTRHHRVHTDEKPLTCNNHCKRFTHSSHLDHHSRTHTGKKLYCCAECGVNVSSNFSLTQHRCVHTASPRTHHTAEENEGGSAQPGSALHHPALHPSRCQGSAGSH